The following proteins come from a genomic window of Dermacentor albipictus isolate Rhodes 1998 colony chromosome 8, USDA_Dalb.pri_finalv2, whole genome shotgun sequence:
- the LOC135909734 gene encoding uncharacterized protein, whose translation MSFNQTCKVEDLVPKSLRLKTPVASPWGHKIIRQAERKLLAARVQECRQKIKDLETETFFARRQLEHTILQDFPDVQLHANFMATLRDRLCRKSQESKLDALRPKEPTQTMEVILNLSSYKPTESEAALLQKGLNSNTGASPNPARVICAVERAVTQLPSEVREEARTRAIGVLSKWRTRNPQARFSPAEKQVVKALRNNDSIAILPADKGNAIVLLDRSDYNEKMKDLLSAEDTYVAIQKDPTVNLQTKLQKLLSKIFNFVPPQQKLLYHRLLCTNGSAPAIYGLPKVHKPGVPLRHIVDFTRSPLHRLSGYLHQVMGPLTCKTATHISNSSAFVEKVRDVSLDEDDIMVSFDVKSLFTSVPVDLAVATCRDVQLAQDTLAERTPLEVEGICELLDFCLSNTYFTYNKQFYRQINGTAMGASFSVTTANLVMEVIEQKALTDFVPAPNVFVRYVDDCFCIVRKPDASRLLRLLNSADEAIQFTTEYECDNSLPFLDVLVRRSGTRLSFAVHRKV comes from the exons ATGTCCTTCAACCAGACGTGCAAAGTGGAAGACCTTGTCCCAAAAAGTCTGCGCTTGAAGACACCGGTTGCATCACCGTGGGGCCACAAGATAATTCGACAAGCCGAGAGGAAATTATTGGCCGCAAGGGTTCAAGAATGCCGACAGAAAATCAAGGATTTGGAAACGGAAACGTTCTTCGCAAGGCGCCAGCTAGAACACACCATTCTTCAGGACTTCCCGGACGTACAGCTTCATGCAAATTTCATGGCGACATTAAGAGACCGCCTGTGCAGGAAGTCGCAAGAAAGTAAGCTTGACGCTCTTAGGCCGAAGGAACCCACGCAAACCATGGAAGTCATCCTGAACTTATCCTCCTACAAGCCTACTGAATCTGAAGCCGCTCTTCTGCAAAAGGGCTTGAACTCCAACACTGGCGCGTCACCCAACCCAGCTAGAGTAATCTGCGCCGTGGAACGCGCGGTCACTCAACTTCCTTCCGAAGTAAGAGAAGAAGCTCGCACCCGCGCCATTGGTGTTCTTTCAAAGTGGCGGACGCGCAACCCTCAAGCCCGCTTTTCCCCTGCCGAGAAACAAGTCGTCAAGGCCCTCCGGAACAATGACTCCATTGCCATCCTTCCTGCAGATAAGGGAAATGCCATCGTGTTGCTCGACAGAAGTGACTACAATGAGAAAATGAAAGATTTGCTATCAGCCGAAGATACGTACGTCGCGATCCAGAAAGACCCCACGGTGAACCTGCAAACAAAACTGCAGAAGCTCCTCTCCAAGATTTTTAATTTTGTTCCACCGCAGCAAAAGCTTCTCTACCATCGCCTCTTGTGCACTAACGGGTCCGCACCTGCAATATACGGACTACCGAAAGTTCACAAGCCAGGCGTTCCATTACGGCATATTGTAGACTTTACAAGGTCACCGCTGCACCGGTTATCAGGTTACCTACACCAAGTGATGGGCCCGCTCACCTGCAAGACAGCGACGCACATTTCAAATTCTTCAGCCTTCGTGGAGAAAGTGCGCGACGTCTCCCTGGATGAAGACGACATTATGGTGTCATTTGACGTGAAGTCGCTCTTCACTTCAGTGCCTGTTGACCTGGCCGTAGCTACGTGCAGAGATGTCCAGCTGGCGCAAGACACGCTCGCTGAGCGCACCCCTTTGGAAGTAGAGGGCATTTGCGAGCTTTTAGACTTCTGTTTGAGCAACACCTACTTCACTTACAACAAACAGTTTTACAGGCAGATCAACGGAACTGCCATGGGTGCTTCCTTTTCCGTTACTACCGCTAACTTGGTCATGGAAGTCATTGAACAGAAGGCCCTCACTGACTTCGTTCCCGCGCCGAACGTTTTCGTCCGCTACGTAGACGACTGTTTTTGCATTGTGCGAAAGCCGGACGCTTCACGCCTTCTACGTCTTCTCAACTCAGCAGACGAAGCCATACAATTTACCACAGAATACGAGTGTGACAACAGCCTCCCCTTCCTTGACGTCCTCGTGCGGCGAAGTGGAACGAGGCTCTCATTTGCCGTGCACAGGAAG GTTTGA